A window of the Drosophila simulans strain w501 chromosome 2L, Prin_Dsim_3.1, whole genome shotgun sequence genome harbors these coding sequences:
- the LOC6731574 gene encoding kappaPI-actitoxin-Avd3c: MKFLLILASLVLYVALTSAQSCPGRPHHQDCLNGKDEGVERARHCDRDPNPEMWYYNHNENRCIKMRYLGCKGNRNRYCTLNDCQRKCVRRS, translated from the exons ATGAAATTCCTTTTGATCCTTGCCAGTCTGGTCCTCTATGTGGCCCTCACCTCTGCTCAGTCTTGCCCAGGACGCCCAC ACCATCAGGACTGCTTAAACGGCAAGGACGAAGGAGTTGAGCGCGCAAGGCATTGTGATAGGGATCCCAATCCAGAGATGTGGTACTACAACCACAATGAAAATCGGTGCATCAAGATGAGGTACCTCGGCTGCAAGGGCAACCGCAATCGCTATTGCACGTTGAACGACTGTCAAAGGAAATGCGTTCGACGATCATAA